In Arthrobacter sp. StoSoilB5, one genomic interval encodes:
- the prcA gene encoding proteasome subunit alpha — translation MTQQFYVSPEQLMKDRADFARKGIARGRSVVVISCADGIALIAENPSPSLHKIGEIYDKIAFAAVGKYNEFESLRQAGVRYADVRGYSYDREDVTARGLASVYAQSLGAVFTAEQKPFEVELAVAEVGLTQEQDHLYRLTFDGSIADENGFVVMGGLADQISDVVSGAWEPELGFAGAMRLALRALAADKEADALPATAVEAAVLDRASESHRGSRRAFRRLRPEDMTQLLTEEA, via the coding sequence ATGACGCAGCAGTTCTATGTCTCGCCCGAACAGTTGATGAAGGACCGTGCGGACTTTGCACGGAAGGGCATAGCCCGCGGACGTTCCGTAGTGGTGATCAGTTGCGCGGACGGCATCGCGCTGATCGCTGAGAATCCGTCACCGTCGCTGCACAAAATCGGCGAGATCTACGACAAAATAGCCTTCGCGGCAGTGGGCAAGTACAACGAGTTCGAAAGCTTGCGCCAGGCCGGCGTACGGTATGCGGACGTCCGTGGCTACTCCTACGATCGCGAAGACGTGACCGCGCGGGGGTTGGCCAGCGTGTACGCGCAGAGCCTTGGCGCCGTGTTCACGGCCGAACAAAAGCCCTTTGAAGTGGAACTGGCCGTGGCTGAGGTAGGCCTGACGCAGGAGCAGGACCACCTGTACCGGCTCACCTTTGATGGTTCGATTGCCGACGAGAACGGCTTTGTGGTGATGGGCGGCCTTGCCGACCAGATTTCCGACGTCGTTAGCGGGGCTTGGGAGCCTGAGCTTGGTTTTGCTGGGGCAATGCGGCTGGCTTTGCGCGCTTTGGCGGCAGACAAGGAAGCCGACGCCCTTCCGGCTACGGCCGTCGAAGCCGCTGTCCTGGACCGCGCTTCGGAGAGCCACCGGGGTTCCCGCCGGGCTTTCCGGCGTCTGCGTCCCGAGGACATGACACAGCTGCTCACAGAGGAGGCTTGA
- the prcB gene encoding proteasome subunit beta, with protein MQDPSTGPLATQATSSFTEHLQRSRPELLPFNQTLPAGTVPSSPHATTIVALTYAGGVLMAGDRRATMGNVIASRHIEKVFPADQYSVLGIAGTAGLAIDITRLFQVELEHYEKIEGTLLSLVGKANRLGAMIRGNLPMAMQGMAVIPLFAGFDQVSGTGRLFSYDVTGGRYEEQEHHSVGSGSVFARGALKKLWKPNLSEEQAVAVAVEALYDAADDDSATGGPDPVRQLWPVVYTVNRAGNRRVPERDLAAIAGTIVESRAIAGREA; from the coding sequence ATGCAGGACCCATCAACCGGCCCCCTGGCCACCCAGGCAACGTCTTCATTCACGGAGCACCTTCAACGCTCGCGTCCCGAACTCCTTCCCTTCAACCAAACGTTGCCGGCCGGCACCGTACCGTCCTCGCCGCACGCAACCACGATCGTCGCCTTGACGTATGCCGGTGGCGTGCTGATGGCGGGGGACCGGCGGGCAACCATGGGAAACGTGATCGCCAGCAGGCACATTGAGAAGGTCTTTCCCGCGGACCAGTATTCGGTGCTGGGCATTGCCGGTACAGCTGGCCTGGCGATCGACATTACGCGGCTCTTCCAAGTGGAACTGGAGCATTACGAGAAGATTGAGGGCACCCTCCTCAGCCTGGTTGGCAAGGCCAACCGTTTGGGTGCCATGATCCGCGGCAACCTCCCCATGGCAATGCAGGGAATGGCAGTAATTCCCTTGTTTGCCGGCTTCGACCAAGTATCAGGCACCGGACGGCTGTTCTCCTACGACGTCACTGGTGGGCGCTATGAGGAACAGGAACACCACTCCGTGGGTTCGGGTTCAGTCTTTGCGCGGGGTGCGCTGAAAAAACTTTGGAAACCCAACCTCTCGGAAGAGCAAGCTGTCGCCGTAGCGGTAGAGGCGCTTTACGACGCCGCAGACGACGACTCCGCAACGGGCGGCCCGGACCCTGTCCGTCAGCTGTGGCCCGTGGTGTACACCGTCAACCGTGCCGGCAACCGCCGGGTACCCGAACGGGACTTGGCTGCGATAGCTGGTACCATCGTCGAATCCCGTGCCATCGCCGGACGGGAGGCCTGA
- a CDS encoding ubiquitin-like protein Pup, with product MAAQEQQQPQSRDTETEVDVPEAPPAAPEAQASDATQGVDDLLDEIDGVLESNAEEFVRAFVQKGGQ from the coding sequence ATGGCAGCTCAGGAGCAACAGCAACCGCAGTCACGGGACACCGAGACTGAAGTCGACGTCCCGGAGGCCCCACCGGCAGCACCCGAAGCCCAGGCCTCGGATGCCACCCAAGGTGTGGACGACCTCCTTGACGAAATCGACGGCGTCCTGGAATCCAACGCTGAAGAGTTCGTCAGGGCCTTCGTCCAAAAGGGCGGCCAGTAA